AATATGCTATAAAAAAGTATGACGTATCATGGGCTTCCACAATACATAAATCTCAAGGATTAGAATTTAAAGAAACAATAATAATACTACCGGAAAAACAGAAAAAAATTTTTAATAAAGAATTAATATATACAGGAATAACAAGAACCATAAAAAAAACTACTATTTTTGTAAAAAATAAAATATTAATAAAATCAATAAAATAAAATAAATTTGGTTGCGGAGGTTGGATTTGAACCAACGACCTTCGGGTTATGAGCCCGACGAGCTACCGAACTGCTCCACTCCGCTAAATAAAGATAAAATTCTAAAATATATACTATAATTAGTATACATTTTTTTTAAATATTATGCAATACTTGAAATAAACAAATTTTAAATTTAAAAATATAGGAACTTCATATGAAATCAAGAAGCAAAGCAAGAGCATGTGCAGTACAATTACTATATTCATGGCAAATATCAAAAAATTATATAAAAGATATAGAAAACCAATTTTTAAAAGAAAAAAAAACAAAAGGAATAGATTTGATCTATTTTCATGAAATAATATCTGGAATTTCAAAACATTATATACATTTAGACAATTTGATAAAACAATATATTTCTAAAAAAAATCATAAGATAGGACAAATTGAAAAAGCCATATTGAGGATTTCATTTTATGAATTAACTAAAAGATATGATATACCATATAAAGTAGCAATAAATGAAGGTATAGAGCTTGCAAAACATTTTGGATCAGCAAAAAGTCATAAATTTATCAATGGTATTTTAGACAAAGCAGCTCATTATATAAGAACAAAAAAATATAAATTAAATAAAATATAAAATAGTAATATTACTATTAACAAAAATTTATAAAGAATCTTCTTTAAAATTTTGTTTATATATATTTATACAAAAGAATATTAAAATTATACAAATAAAAAATAGTAT
This region of Buchnera aphidicola (Chaitoregma tattakana) genomic DNA includes:
- the nusB gene encoding transcription antitermination factor NusB, with the protein product MKSRSKARACAVQLLYSWQISKNYIKDIENQFLKEKKTKGIDLIYFHEIISGISKHYIHLDNLIKQYISKKNHKIGQIEKAILRISFYELTKRYDIPYKVAINEGIELAKHFGSAKSHKFINGILDKAAHYIRTKKYKLNKI